Proteins encoded in a region of the Streptomyces akebiae genome:
- a CDS encoding streptophobe family protein produces the protein MSDRNVDHGRRVPWGDVVFSAIAAVSWALIGMAGAAALGLHLLEADAAGELGPMTAAVVALGAGGSVSPSGDVSLLGLEGAQATTAIEITPLGVSLVGALLLSWFFLRSLRGAGVVVRAGELLARAGTVLVLFMASMGGLAWAGNAVITLDGSRLGIDEQLPDGGDLDNVEIPGLGDLGDLGGGLLPDRLGDLADADAEVGFTVDAVPTVLGGLTWCLGVLLIALLASRRTPLPPGLDAVHRVVRPAVSAVVGVLLMAVLAGLAAAGYAAVGDPHPRRIVGAALLGAPNGVWLGVPLGLLVPWDGRATGALAGLLPDPLDELLRVDAGEPVTLGRLAELDGRVWLLGLAAALMMLYAGVLTAVRTPFVRGAAAAAAGGAPGADVRGGSALGFLGRCALRLGLATAVALPLLVWATEVSVDASLAVFGIDAFDAGVELRGRAGTALVLGALWGAGAGAAGALLACATRAAGLRASPLALGDGGGGGATTAEPYEADSAHGPYTPGTPYRPPNPDTNPYLRLPDELRGPQGVPGAGGSREPGRGSVGRGGDGRGTGGSGASGASGGSPGSGAAGGSGGPGVHGPPDVYGAPTVVRRFTPPPRRPGQRPGSGSGSGSGAASGSGSGGWPAPPPPPEERPPPPPPPPPPPRGPRGR, from the coding sequence ATGAGCGACCGGAATGTTGACCATGGCAGGCGCGTGCCGTGGGGGGATGTGGTGTTCTCCGCGATCGCCGCCGTGAGCTGGGCGTTGATCGGTATGGCAGGTGCGGCGGCGCTCGGTCTGCATCTGCTGGAGGCGGACGCGGCGGGCGAACTCGGTCCCATGACAGCGGCGGTTGTGGCGCTCGGGGCCGGTGGGTCGGTGTCGCCGTCCGGCGATGTGTCCTTGTTGGGCCTGGAGGGGGCTCAGGCGACCACCGCCATCGAGATCACGCCACTGGGTGTCAGCCTCGTGGGTGCGCTCCTGCTGTCCTGGTTCTTCCTGCGTTCCTTGCGTGGCGCGGGAGTTGTCGTCCGGGCCGGGGAACTCCTCGCACGCGCGGGCACGGTGCTCGTGCTGTTCATGGCGTCGATGGGCGGGCTGGCCTGGGCCGGGAACGCCGTCATCACCCTCGACGGCAGCCGACTCGGCATCGACGAACAGCTGCCGGACGGCGGCGACCTCGACAACGTCGAGATCCCCGGGCTCGGTGACCTCGGCGACCTCGGCGGCGGTCTGCTGCCGGACCGGCTGGGCGACCTCGCCGACGCCGACGCCGAGGTCGGCTTCACGGTCGACGCCGTGCCGACCGTGCTCGGCGGGCTGACCTGGTGCCTCGGAGTGCTGCTCATCGCCCTGCTGGCCTCGCGCCGCACTCCCCTGCCGCCCGGACTCGACGCCGTGCACCGCGTCGTACGGCCGGCCGTGTCCGCGGTGGTCGGTGTGCTCCTGATGGCGGTCCTGGCCGGACTCGCGGCGGCCGGGTACGCGGCGGTCGGCGACCCGCACCCCCGGCGGATCGTCGGCGCGGCCCTCCTCGGCGCGCCGAACGGGGTCTGGCTGGGCGTCCCGCTCGGTCTCCTCGTCCCCTGGGACGGCAGGGCGACGGGAGCGCTGGCCGGCCTCCTGCCCGACCCGCTGGACGAACTGCTGCGCGTCGACGCGGGCGAACCCGTCACCCTCGGCCGTCTCGCCGAACTGGACGGACGGGTCTGGCTGCTGGGCCTCGCGGCGGCGCTGATGATGTTGTACGCGGGGGTCCTGACCGCCGTACGTACGCCGTTCGTACGGGGGGCGGCTGCCGCCGCTGCCGGGGGTGCGCCCGGTGCGGATGTACGGGGCGGGAGCGCGCTCGGTTTCCTGGGGCGCTGCGCGCTTCGGCTCGGGCTCGCGACGGCGGTGGCACTGCCGCTGCTGGTGTGGGCGACGGAGGTGTCGGTGGACGCCTCGTTGGCCGTGTTCGGCATCGACGCGTTCGACGCCGGAGTGGAACTGCGTGGGCGGGCGGGGACGGCGTTGGTGCTGGGCGCGCTGTGGGGCGCCGGGGCGGGCGCCGCCGGAGCGCTGCTGGCCTGCGCGACACGGGCGGCGGGGCTACGGGCCTCGCCTTTGGCGCTGGGGGACGGGGGTGGCGGCGGGGCGACGACCGCCGAGCCCTACGAGGCCGACTCCGCCCACGGACCGTACACGCCGGGGACGCCGTACCGGCCGCCGAACCCGGACACCAATCCGTACCTGCGGCTGCCGGACGAGCTACGGGGGCCGCAGGGGGTGCCTGGGGCTGGTGGCTCCCGGGAGCCCGGGCGGGGATCGGTGGGGCGGGGCGGGGACGGGCGAGGGACCGGAGGATCGGGGGCCTCCGGGGCCTCCGGGGGCTCCCCGGGCTCCGGAGCCGCCGGTGGCTCCGGCGGCCCGGGGGTACACGGGCCACCCGATGTGTACGGCGCGCCCACGGTGGTACGGCGGTTCACGCCGCCGCCCCGGCGACCGGGACAGCGGCCGGGCTCGGGGTCGGGCTCCGGATCGGGGGCAGCGTCGGGGTCGGGGTCGGGCGGCTGGCCCGCACCGCCGCCGCCACCGGAGGAGAGGCCACCGCCACCACCGCCTCCTCCTCCCCCGCCGCGGGGGCCACGAGGGCGGTGA